The DNA window GCGACGGGGACCACGCTGCACGCCTCGTCGTCGATGATCGCCAGCGTCTCCTGGGGGTCGAAGCGCTCGACGAGGACGAGCTTGGCCCGGTGCCGGAGCACGCCGCCGAGCACGGCGTTGAGGCCGTAGACGTGGAAGAGCGGGAGCACGCCGAGCACGACGTCGTCGCCGTGCATCATCGGCGGCTCGACCTGGGCGACCTGCTCGATGTTGGCGAGGAGCGCCCGGTGGGTGAGCATCGCGGCGCGGGGCAGCCCCGACGTACCGCTCGTGTAGAGGAGGGCCGCCAGCTTCTCGGGGTCCTGCAACGGCAGCGCCGGCCGGGCGATGTCGGCGCGCAGGTGGTCGTAGGACCGCTCACCGGGCAGCAGGGTGGCGCCGACGACCACGACCCGAGGCACGACGGCGCGGGCCGCCAGCTCCGGGTCGAGCGCGTCCCCGCCGTCGACGACGCTGCGGACCACGTCGACCGCGGACCGCATGGTGACCACGGTGTCGGTGTCGGCGACGACCATGCGCGCACCCGAGTCCGCGATCATCCGCGCCAGCTCCCCGGCCTTGGCGAGCGGGTTGACCGGCACGGCCACGGCCTGCGCCCGGAGCACCCCGAGGTACGTCGTCACGAACTCGATCCGGTTGCCGATGGCGATCAGCACTCGGTGCCCGCCGACGATGCCCGAGGCAGCCAGGCCGGTGGCGATCCGACCCACCTCGTCCTCGAGCTGGGCCCACGTCAGGCTGCGGCCTCCGGCCTCGACGACCGCGAGGCGGTCGGGGCTCTCTCCAGCCGCCAGGGTGACGAGCTCAGCCACGTCGCGGATGCCGGACATGGGGGGATACTTCCACACCCCGCGACCCTGGCGGGTGGGTCTACCCTGCCGGTGTGACGCCCGCCGACCGGAGACCGCGACCGCGACCGCGCAACCTGCAGCAGCGGTCAACGTTGGCGGGCGAGGCGGCCGCCGCTGCGACCGAGGTGGAGTCGGCACTCGCTCCGCCCCAGGATCCCGGGGCTGCTGCGTTCTTCGACGTCGACAACACCGTGATGCAGGGCGCGAGCATCTTCCACCTCGCGCGCGGGCTGCACCGACGCAAGTTCTTCACGACCCGCGACATCCTCGGCGCCGCGTGGAAGCAGGCGTACTTCCGGATCGTCGGCGTCGAGGACCCGGAGCACGTCGCCGAGGCCCGCTCGTCGGCTCTGAGCTTCATCGCCGGCCACACGGTCGCCGAGCTCGAGGAGCTCGGCGAGGAGATCTTCGACGAGGGCATGGCCCACCGGATCTGGCCCGGCACCCGCGCCCTCGCGCAGCTGCACCTCGACGAGGGACAGCGGGTCTGGCTGGTCACCGCCGCACCGATCGAGATCGCCCAGATCATCGCCCGCCGGCTCGGGCTGACCGGCGCCATGGGCACCGTCGCCGAGCACGTCGACGGGGTCTACACCGGCCAGCTGGTCGGCGACATGCTGCACGGCCCCGCGAAGGGGGAGGCCATCAAGGCGCTGGCCGCGCGCGAGGGCCTGGACCTGCGCCGCTGCTCGGCGTACTCCGACTCCTACAACGACCTGCCGATGCTCTCCCTGGTCGGCGACCCGTGCGCCATCAACCCGGACCACAAGCTGCGTGCCCACGCCCGCGAGCAGGGCTGGCGGATCCGGGACTACCGGACCGGGCGCAAGGCGCTGCGGGCCGGACTGGTGGTCGGCGGGGTCGCCGGTGCCGCCACCGGCACCGTCGCCGCGGGGCTCGCCCTGCGTGGCCGGCGCCGCTGACGCTCGTCACATCTCAGGCACTGGGCTTTACCCGCCTGGTCTGGTCCAGGAGGAGTAACTCGCGTTTACTGGGGAATGGCTCCGTGGGAAGCAGCCGGGAGGGTTCGCCAATGGGACAGGTCGGTCACGACGTCGCGCGCGGGCTCGACTCGCTGCGCCACCTCGTCATCGAGGTCCTCCTGGCCGAGCGTCCCGTGCTCGCCGGCGTCCCGTGGCTGCTCTCCACCGAGGCGGTCGCGAACGCGCGCAGCGTCACCGGCTCCGGGTCAGGCTCCGGAGGCGGGTACGACGACTCCGAGCTGGCGACCTCCTCCGAGGAGGACGAGGCCGAGCGGGGCCGCCTGATCGCGCTCGTCGAGCTCGCCCGCGGGGGCGACGCCGAGGCGTTCGGCCTGCTCTACGACCACTACCAGGGGTCGGTCTACCGGTTCCTCTACTACCGGACGCGCTCCAGCACGCTGGCCGAGGACCTCACCTCCGAGACCTTCTTCCGCGCGCTGCGGAGCATGAACGGCTTCCGCTGGCAGGGCAAGGACTTCGGCGCCTGGCTGATGACCATCGCCCGCAACCTGGCCACCGACCACTTCAAGGCCGGCCGGACCCGGCTCGAGATGCCCACGGAGGACATGAGCCTCCACGACGACTCGACCGACGGACCCGAGGGCATGGTGCTCGCCGGGCTGACCAACGAGGTCCTGATGCAGGCCCTCACCGAGTTGCCGGCCGAGCAGAGGGACTGCCTGGTGATGCGCTTCCTCCAGGGCATGAGCATCGCCGAGACGGCGGCCGTCCTGGGCCGCAGCGACGGCGCCGTGAAGCAGCTCCAGCTCCGCGGGGTGCGCAACCTCGCCAAGCTGATGCCGGAAGGGATCCGGGACTGATGGCGCGGCTCCCTGAAATCGTTTACGTTCCCGCTCGATCCGCCGTAACTCCGTCGCCTCACGCCTCGTTGAGGTCAACATGACATGGGGGTTCCGGGCGCAACGCGGCGCCGACGACTTCGACACCCTGGTCGAGCAGCTCTCGACCGGTGGCAGCACCTCGACCGACCCGCGGTCCGCCGAGCTCCTCGAGCTCGTGGGAGCGCTCCGCTCGGTCCCCGATCCGCAGCCCCGTCCCGAGTTCGTCGCCGACCTCCGGGGTCGGTTGATGGCCGAGGCCGAGACCGCCCTGGTCCCCACCGACGTGAGCCGGCTCCAGCTCCCCGCGCGGCGTACCGCCCGCGAGCGCCGGATCGCCGCCGTCGTCGGCGGCATCGCGATCGTGGGCGCGTCCACCTCGGTCGCCATGGCGTCCCAGTCCGCTCTGCCGGGCGAGTCGCTCTACCCGATCAAGCGGGCCATCGAGTCGGCCCACGCCGGGCTGTCCGTCGGCGAGGCTCGCAAGGGCGACACCGAGCTCTCCAACGCCGCCGGCCGGCTCGACGAGGTCAACGCGCTGACCCGGAGCGACGGCCTCGGCAGCGACGAGCGGATCGCCCAGACGTTGAGCACCTTCACCTCGCAGGCGACGTCCGCCGCCGACCTGCTGCTGTCCGACTACGCCCACACCGGCCGCGAGTCGTCGATCGTCCGGCTCCACGACTTCGCGTCGAGCAGCATGGACCAGCTCGGCGCGCTCGAGCCCGACATCCCGTACGCCGCCCGCGACGAGCTGATCGCCGCTGCCAGCACGATCTCCCAGATCGACGCCGAGGCGAGCCAGCAGTGTCCCGCCTGCGGCGGCACCCCGATCGAGTCGATCCCGCTGCCGCTCGCCGGCGAGCAGATCCAGCTGCCGTCGTCGGCGCCGGCCGCTCCCACGTCGCACTCCACCGACCGTCCGGGCCGCGGCAACGGCAAGGGCCCGGACAAGGGCCCGGCCAAGGGCAACGGCCCGCAACTCCCCGACGTCGGCGACAACGTGCCCCCGGGCAGCGTGCAGCAGCCCGGCTCGCCCGGCGCGTCCTCGAGCCCCAACGCGGTCCAGGACCTCGCCGCCGGCCTGACCAGCGCGCTGACGGGCAAGGGCGGCGCCGGGACCGGCACCTCCGGGAGCAACCCGACGAGCTCGCCGCTGGGCCAGGTCATCGACGGGGTCGACGAGATCCTGCACGGGGTCCTCGACCCGATCACCGGCGAGCTGGTCCCCCCCGGCAGCACGACGACGCCGTAGCTGGCGCGTCTCCCTACCGGAAGACCGACTGCCGCTTCATCAGGAGCGAGTAGAGCGTCTGCTGGATGGTCTCGCGCACCTGGTCGGTCACGTTGAAGACCAGCATCGGGTCGTCGGCCGCGCCCGCGTCGAACTCGTCGGTGCGGATCGGCTCGCCGAACTCCAGGAGCCACTTCGACGGCAGCGGCACCAGACCCAGGGGGCCGAGCAGCGGGAAGAACGGCGTGATCGGGATGTACGGCACGCCGAGCAGCCGGGCCAGCGACGGCACGTTGCCGACGAGCGGGTAGATCTCCTCGGCGCCGACGACCGACAGCGGGATGATCGGGACGCCCGTGCGGACGGCGGCGGACACGAACCCGCCGCGGCCGAAGCGCTGGAGCTTGTAGCGCTCGGCGTACGGCTTGCCGATGCCCTTGAAGCCCTCCGGCCAGACGCCGACGAGCTCACCGCTGCTCAGCATCCGCTCCGCGTCCTCGGTGCAGGCCAGCGTGGCACCGCTGCGCCGCGCCATCGATCCGACGAACGGCAGCCGGAAGACCAGGTCGGCGCCGAGGGGCCGCAGGAACCGGCCGATCTCGTCGTGGATGGACACCATCGTCATCAGGCCGTCGACCGGGACCGTGCCGGAGTGGTTGGAGACGACCAGGGCGCCGCCGTCGGTGGGGATGTTCTCGATCCCGCGGACCTCGACCCGGAACCACTTCTGGGCGATCGGCCGCAGCGCCGCCATCAGGAAGCGCTCGGTGATCTCCTGGTCGAAGCCGTACTCGTCGATCCGGTAGTCGCCGGCGACGCGGCGTCGCAGGAAGGCCAGGAAGCGGGCGAGCTGCGGCTCCCAGTCGGCGCCGAACACCTCGGCCGCCGCGCCCTGGAC is part of the Nocardioides conyzicola genome and encodes:
- a CDS encoding sigma-70 family RNA polymerase sigma factor, which produces MGQVGHDVARGLDSLRHLVIEVLLAERPVLAGVPWLLSTEAVANARSVTGSGSGSGGGYDDSELATSSEEDEAERGRLIALVELARGGDAEAFGLLYDHYQGSVYRFLYYRTRSSTLAEDLTSETFFRALRSMNGFRWQGKDFGAWLMTIARNLATDHFKAGRTRLEMPTEDMSLHDDSTDGPEGMVLAGLTNEVLMQALTELPAEQRDCLVMRFLQGMSIAETAAVLGRSDGAVKQLQLRGVRNLAKLMPEGIRD
- a CDS encoding HAD-IB family hydrolase, with the translated sequence MTPADRRPRPRPRNLQQRSTLAGEAAAAATEVESALAPPQDPGAAAFFDVDNTVMQGASIFHLARGLHRRKFFTTRDILGAAWKQAYFRIVGVEDPEHVAEARSSALSFIAGHTVAELEELGEEIFDEGMAHRIWPGTRALAQLHLDEGQRVWLVTAAPIEIAQIIARRLGLTGAMGTVAEHVDGVYTGQLVGDMLHGPAKGEAIKALAAREGLDLRRCSAYSDSYNDLPMLSLVGDPCAINPDHKLRAHAREQGWRIRDYRTGRKALRAGLVVGGVAGAATGTVAAGLALRGRRR
- a CDS encoding lysophospholipid acyltransferase family protein — protein: MGDAEIIPIGTRGRPGRATGTQPSSAARSLAPKAAPAKATGPKSTTRPQPAAQAKPKPKPKAAPEPEQPVTATRPPVTTEIPTPKGGIPAGDWLAAVQGAAAEVFGADWEPQLARFLAFLRRRVAGDYRIDEYGFDQEITERFLMAALRPIAQKWFRVEVRGIENIPTDGGALVVSNHSGTVPVDGLMTMVSIHDEIGRFLRPLGADLVFRLPFVGSMARRSGATLACTEDAERMLSSGELVGVWPEGFKGIGKPYAERYKLQRFGRGGFVSAAVRTGVPIIPLSVVGAEEIYPLVGNVPSLARLLGVPYIPITPFFPLLGPLGLVPLPSKWLLEFGEPIRTDEFDAGAADDPMLVFNVTDQVRETIQQTLYSLLMKRQSVFR
- a CDS encoding DUF5667 domain-containing protein; translation: MTWGFRAQRGADDFDTLVEQLSTGGSTSTDPRSAELLELVGALRSVPDPQPRPEFVADLRGRLMAEAETALVPTDVSRLQLPARRTARERRIAAVVGGIAIVGASTSVAMASQSALPGESLYPIKRAIESAHAGLSVGEARKGDTELSNAAGRLDEVNALTRSDGLGSDERIAQTLSTFTSQATSAADLLLSDYAHTGRESSIVRLHDFASSSMDQLGALEPDIPYAARDELIAAASTISQIDAEASQQCPACGGTPIESIPLPLAGEQIQLPSSAPAAPTSHSTDRPGRGNGKGPDKGPAKGNGPQLPDVGDNVPPGSVQQPGSPGASSSPNAVQDLAAGLTSALTGKGGAGTGTSGSNPTSSPLGQVIDGVDEILHGVLDPITGELVPPGSTTTP
- a CDS encoding class I adenylate-forming enzyme family protein, whose product is MSGIRDVAELVTLAAGESPDRLAVVEAGGRSLTWAQLEDEVGRIATGLAASGIVGGHRVLIAIGNRIEFVTTYLGVLRAQAVAVPVNPLAKAGELARMIADSGARMVVADTDTVVTMRSAVDVVRSVVDGGDALDPELAARAVVPRVVVVGATLLPGERSYDHLRADIARPALPLQDPEKLAALLYTSGTSGLPRAAMLTHRALLANIEQVAQVEPPMMHGDDVVLGVLPLFHVYGLNAVLGGVLRHRAKLVLVERFDPQETLAIIDDEACSVVPVAPPVFAYWRPEPDLKERLGPVRLMLSGSAPLSPEVVREFTDRTGVPVHQGYGLTEASPVVTSTLCSKSFQVGSVGAALPDIDIRLIDDDGHPPEGDDPGEIQIRGANLFSGYWPDGAGGPDADGWWSTGDVGFLDQSGDLFLVDRLKELVIVSGFNVYPVEVEDVIEEVPGVAEVAVIGVADDRTGEAVVAYVRASGADHASLVDAVREHCAERLARFKQPSRIEIVDQLPRTVTGKVQKGRLRGMERRRTLGLLE